The following proteins are encoded in a genomic region of Musa acuminata AAA Group cultivar baxijiao chromosome BXJ2-11, Cavendish_Baxijiao_AAA, whole genome shotgun sequence:
- the LOC135627055 gene encoding uncharacterized protein LOC135627055, which translates to MEGRELRRSVTLPEQLSVTDSSKLEDLLKVQEEDDVRISRRRGRDSLTLRSIIAGEKREDSAAGRTLLEIIQQDRAANGNAADRNSSNGDTWKSLRDLLRHGDGVALAAATPGDLQPVSATELVISTRPNPVLALSVSVGNPDFAASESTAVAATAATATTTPVELPLTNEGESEEINGSENSNPVGAAGSSSPEAVPAAEEQQSARVSLLALLEQTDRQWEGSGQEGLSLVAAAVDEEAVAEDEMKGSGGVSYMCCVCMVRHKGAAFIPCGHTFCRLCSRELWVSRGNCPLCNGHILEILDIY; encoded by the coding sequence ATGGAGGGCAGGGAGCTGCGGCGAAGCGTGACGCTCCCGGAGCAGTTATCTGTCACCGATTCCTCCAAACTCGAGGACCTCCTCAAGGTCCAGGAGGAGGACGATGTGCGTATTTCTCGCCGCCGGGGCCGCGACTCGCTGACTCTGCGATCGATTATCGCGGGCGAGAAGAGGGAGGACTCCGCCGCGGGAAGGACGCTGCTCGAGATCATCCAGCAGGATCGCGCGGCGAATGGAAACGCGGCGGACAGGAACTCCAGTAACGGTGACACATGGAAGTCGCTAAGGGACCTCCTCCGTCACGGCGACGGCGTGGCCTTGGCAGCAGCGACACCCGGCGACCTCCAACCGGTCTCGGCAACCGAGCTAGTCATCTCCACTCGCCCCAACCCCGTCCTGGCCCTTTCAGTCTCCGTTGGGAATCCCGACTTTGCCGCCTCAGAATCCACCGCCGTGGCGGCGACGGCTGCGACTGCTACCACAACGCCGGTGGAGCTACCTTTAACAAACGAAGGAGAAAGTGAAGAAATCAATGGCAGTGAAAACTCCAATCCTGTGGGCGCCGCCGGGTCATCCTCGCCAGAGGCAGTGCCGGCGGCGGAGGAGCAGCAGTCGGCGAGGGTGTCTCTATTGGCGTTACTGGAGCAGACGGACAGACAATGGGAAGGAAGCGGACAGGAGGGGCTATCGTTGGTCGCAGCGGCAGTGGACGAGGAGGCGGTGGCGGAGGACGAGATGAAGGGCAGCGGAGGGGTGTCATACATGTGCTGCGTATGCATGGTGCGACACAAAGGGGCGGCGTTCATACCGTGCGGCCACACCTTCTGCCGGCTTTGCTCGCGGGAGCTCTGGGTCAGCCGTGGCAACTGCCCTCTCTGCAATGGCCACATCCTCGAAATCCTTGACATCTACTag